Proteins encoded within one genomic window of Jiangella mangrovi:
- a CDS encoding inositol-3-phosphate synthase, with protein MSGVGIWFVGARGSVATTTTVGLLAIRSRLAGHTGMVSELPEVAAAGLASLDGVVIGGHEVAEGTLGKRAEELSAGGVFPPALATVLAGDLAAADERIRPGVVAGHGTQRAAADRVEAELRAFRDEHGLDRVVVVDVSSTEPPVGGDEPALATLEALEAALDAGEAPLPGSSLYAYAAFRAGCPYVAFTPSPGPRVPALLALALDNGVPWAGSDAKTGETLVKTVLGPMFAMRALKVRSWSSVNLLGGGDGQTLADPTNAASKIATKANGLESILGHPVDGPLHIDYVPDLGDWKTAWDLVSFEGFLGTRMTMQFTWSGCDSSLAAPLVLDLVRLVARAHELGAAGPVEEFGFFFKDPAGSDVHALSAQWAALADWCARAGQGSL; from the coding sequence ATGAGCGGGGTCGGCATCTGGTTCGTCGGGGCCCGTGGCTCCGTGGCCACCACGACCACCGTGGGGCTGCTGGCCATCCGGTCCCGGCTGGCCGGGCACACCGGCATGGTGTCGGAGCTGCCGGAGGTCGCGGCGGCCGGGCTCGCGTCGCTCGACGGCGTCGTCATCGGCGGCCACGAGGTCGCCGAGGGCACGCTGGGCAAGCGGGCCGAGGAGCTGAGCGCGGGCGGGGTCTTCCCGCCCGCGCTGGCCACCGTCCTGGCCGGCGACCTCGCCGCGGCCGACGAGCGGATCCGGCCGGGCGTCGTCGCCGGGCACGGCACACAGCGCGCGGCGGCGGACCGGGTCGAGGCCGAGCTGCGGGCGTTCCGTGACGAGCACGGCCTGGACCGCGTGGTCGTCGTCGACGTCTCCAGCACCGAGCCGCCGGTCGGCGGCGACGAGCCGGCGCTGGCGACGCTCGAGGCGCTGGAAGCCGCCCTGGACGCGGGCGAGGCGCCGCTGCCCGGCAGCTCGCTCTACGCGTACGCGGCGTTCAGGGCCGGCTGCCCGTACGTCGCGTTCACCCCGAGCCCGGGGCCACGCGTCCCGGCGCTGCTCGCGCTGGCGCTGGACAACGGTGTGCCGTGGGCCGGGTCCGACGCCAAGACCGGCGAGACGCTGGTCAAGACCGTGCTCGGGCCGATGTTCGCGATGCGCGCCCTGAAGGTGCGCTCGTGGTCGTCGGTCAACCTGCTGGGCGGCGGCGACGGGCAGACGCTCGCCGACCCGACCAACGCGGCCAGCAAGATCGCCACGAAGGCCAACGGCCTCGAGTCGATCCTCGGCCACCCGGTCGACGGGCCGCTGCACATCGACTACGTGCCCGACCTGGGCGACTGGAAGACCGCCTGGGACCTGGTGTCCTTCGAGGGCTTCCTCGGCACCCGCATGACCATGCAGTTCACCTGGTCCGGCTGCGACTCCTCGCTGGCCGCGCCGCTGGTCCTGGATCTCGTCCGGCTGGTCGCGCGGGCGCACGAGCTGGGCGCCGCCGGGCCGGTCGAGGAGTTCGGGTTCTTCTTCAAGGACCCCGCCGGCAGCGACGTGCACGCGCTGAGCGCGCAGTGGGCGGCGCTGGCGGACTGGTGCGCTCGGGCGGGCCAGGGCTCCCTATGA